A window of the Butyricimonas virosa genome harbors these coding sequences:
- a CDS encoding Gldg family protein, which yields MFKMIYNIARTELQMLFYSPVAWLILVVFGVQSGMLFADQLAQLVSSQEMGYNVSGSTITIFASNWGGVFTTMQNYLYFYIPLLTMSLVSKELSSGSIRLLYSSPITNTQIIVGKFFSMMIYGLIMIGILFLITLCSWAVVKDFELSMVLTGLLGLYLLICAYAAIGIFMSSLTSYQIVAAIGTFAVLMVLSMVGGWWQDYDFIRDVTYWLSMPGRSGKFIAGLICSEDVLYFVIVVCLFLALTIIRLNSVRQKIRFVITLGRNIGVIFLACFLGYLSALPQLKLYHDATSTKMNTLTPNSQDIVAKLDGGITITTYINALDPGASWYAAPYFLKPDMERFEQYLRFKPDMKLKYVYYYDTTSNPMLDRRFPNATLREKMVEVCKIYGLDSNKFMGPEEIRKIIDLSGENNTFVRQIVRDNGEKAWLRIYNDMQRFPSEKEISAAFKRMVMDLPKVGFVEGHGERSYSGGKDRDYSAFANDKGFRYALENQGFDVAKVTMDQQVPEDINIIVISDMREWFTPKQEANLQQYIDRGGNLFILGEPKRRDVMNNLFAKFGYEMTTGVLVKRDTNLQADVILSYPTKEADSIAYDFGTMRNRRMVITTPSTAGLEQIADKGYTVTNMFTTDTIGVWNELETTDFIDDTVCLNPAIGEVEKIYNTVVALSRKVGNKEQKIILTGDADCISNGEFGRRVPTARASNFSLITGGFFWMSDNEVPIDVRRPALPDNKVYVEKTGSKVIKWSFMIVLPLLLAGIGIFLWIRRKGR from the coding sequence ATGTTTAAAATGATATATAATATAGCGAGGACGGAATTGCAAATGTTATTCTATTCTCCTGTGGCGTGGTTAATTTTAGTCGTATTTGGAGTTCAATCGGGAATGCTTTTTGCCGATCAGTTGGCACAACTTGTGAGTTCTCAAGAAATGGGATATAATGTTTCTGGATCTACAATTACTATTTTTGCCAGCAATTGGGGAGGGGTTTTCACCACGATGCAAAATTACCTGTATTTCTATATTCCTCTGTTGACCATGAGTTTGGTAAGTAAAGAGTTAAGTAGCGGATCTATCCGTTTGCTGTATTCTTCTCCGATTACGAATACCCAGATTATCGTGGGAAAATTCTTCTCTATGATGATTTACGGTCTTATCATGATCGGAATCTTGTTCTTGATCACTCTTTGTAGCTGGGCTGTCGTTAAGGATTTTGAATTATCCATGGTACTTACCGGTTTATTGGGTTTGTATTTATTGATTTGTGCTTATGCGGCTATCGGTATTTTCATGTCCAGTTTGACTTCTTACCAGATCGTGGCGGCTATTGGTACATTTGCCGTGTTGATGGTATTGAGCATGGTTGGCGGATGGTGGCAGGATTATGATTTTATCCGGGATGTGACTTACTGGCTGTCCATGCCGGGTCGAAGCGGTAAGTTTATTGCCGGTTTGATTTGTAGTGAAGATGTCCTTTATTTTGTTATCGTGGTTTGTCTTTTCTTGGCGTTAACGATTATTCGTTTGAATTCGGTTCGTCAGAAAATCCGTTTTGTGATCACTTTAGGGAGAAATATCGGTGTTATTTTCTTGGCTTGTTTCTTGGGTTATTTGTCTGCACTTCCGCAGTTGAAGCTTTATCACGATGCAACGTCAACGAAAATGAACACGTTGACCCCGAATAGTCAGGATATCGTGGCGAAGTTGGATGGTGGTATAACAATAACGACTTACATTAATGCTCTTGATCCGGGTGCATCCTGGTATGCGGCTCCTTATTTTTTGAAACCGGATATGGAGCGTTTCGAGCAATATTTACGTTTTAAACCGGACATGAAGTTGAAATACGTGTATTATTATGATACCACGTCGAACCCCATGTTGGACAGAAGATTCCCGAATGCGACACTTCGCGAGAAGATGGTAGAGGTTTGTAAGATCTATGGTTTGGATTCCAACAAGTTCATGGGACCGGAGGAAATTCGGAAAATCATAGATTTGTCAGGAGAAAATAACACGTTCGTACGTCAGATTGTTCGTGATAATGGAGAGAAAGCATGGTTGAGAATATATAATGATATGCAACGTTTCCCGAGTGAAAAAGAGATTTCTGCCGCTTTCAAACGGATGGTAATGGATCTTCCGAAGGTCGGATTTGTGGAGGGACACGGGGAGCGCAGTTATTCTGGTGGTAAAGACCGTGATTATAGTGCGTTTGCTAATGATAAGGGTTTCCGTTATGCTTTGGAAAATCAAGGGTTTGATGTGGCAAAAGTTACCATGGATCAGCAAGTGCCTGAAGATATTAATATTATCGTGATTTCTGATATGCGCGAGTGGTTTACTCCGAAGCAGGAGGCTAACTTACAACAGTATATTGACCGGGGAGGTAATTTGTTCATCTTAGGAGAACCGAAACGTAGAGACGTGATGAATAATTTATTTGCCAAGTTCGGTTACGAGATGACAACAGGTGTACTAGTTAAGAGAGATACAAACCTGCAGGCTGATGTGATTCTTTCTTACCCGACGAAAGAGGCAGATAGTATTGCTTATGATTTTGGGACGATGCGTAATCGTCGTATGGTTATCACGACACCTAGTACCGCCGGATTGGAGCAAATTGCTGATAAGGGTTACACGGTGACAAATATGTTCACGACAGACACGATCGGTGTTTGGAATGAACTGGAAACAACAGATTTCATCGATGATACGGTATGTCTGAACCCGGCTATCGGTGAGGTTGAGAAAATCTACAATACCGTGGTTGCGTTGTCTAGAAAAGTGGGTAATAAAGAGCAGAAGATTATTCTTACCGGTGATGCGGATTGTATCAGTAACGGGGAATTCGGACGAAGAGTGCCGACGGCACGTGCTTCAAACTTTTCATTGATTACCGGAGGTTTCTTCTGGATGTCAGATAATGAAGTTCCTATTGACGTGAGACGTCCTGCACTCCCGGATAATAAGGTGTACGTGGAAAAAACCGGAAGTAAGGTGATTAAATGGTCGTTCATGATCGTGTTGCCATTGTTACTAGCGGGAATAGGAATCTTCTTGTGGATTCGTAGAAAAGGAAGATAA
- a CDS encoding FecR family protein, translating to MMINREIENLIVKALFKEITDDEQRQLDEWLNVSESNRIFFERLHSEGYLKGAIGDRNRELREESWKRLERRTVGEKGRKIRLFVLRVAAMLALPLLVGGIMWYMSEHGMADLPLANQEIKVGGSKAVVTLSTGEQLSLFGDTTVCVNDGLATLVNTKDTLNFMKGDHPVVVDNSYNVIQIPRGGEYIVRLEDGTTVYLNSESELRIPVHFGKDERLVWLTGEAYFSVKHEKDRKFVVRTNKADIAVLGTEFGVRVYSGEDELLTTLVKGSVEVKSDHDIHRIVPGEQATVDNMGKIEVREVNVDEFVAWKSGRVVFVNARLEDIMDELQRWYDFNVFYSSPELKELRFTMDIMKYKEVSEIFELMEKIKKVSFSVNGNNVILK from the coding sequence ATGATGATAAACAGGGAGATTGAAAATTTAATAGTTAAGGCTCTTTTCAAAGAGATTACGGACGATGAACAGAGACAGTTGGACGAGTGGTTGAACGTGTCTGAAAGTAATCGTATTTTCTTTGAACGCTTACATTCGGAGGGGTATCTGAAAGGAGCAATTGGGGATCGTAACCGGGAGTTGAGAGAGGAAAGTTGGAAGAGGTTGGAGAGAAGGACTGTTGGTGAAAAAGGCCGAAAGATACGTTTATTTGTGTTGCGGGTTGCTGCTATGTTGGCTTTACCTTTATTGGTGGGGGGGATTATGTGGTATATGTCAGAGCATGGCATGGCAGATTTGCCTTTAGCTAATCAAGAAATTAAGGTAGGTGGGTCGAAGGCTGTGGTTACTTTATCAACTGGAGAACAGTTATCGCTTTTTGGGGATACAACTGTATGTGTGAATGATGGGTTGGCAACGTTGGTTAACACGAAAGATACGTTGAATTTCATGAAAGGTGATCATCCTGTTGTTGTTGATAATAGTTATAACGTGATTCAGATTCCGCGGGGAGGGGAGTATATCGTGCGTTTGGAAGATGGAACAACTGTTTATTTGAATTCGGAGTCCGAATTGAGAATTCCGGTACATTTTGGGAAAGACGAGAGATTGGTTTGGTTAACCGGAGAGGCTTATTTCAGCGTGAAACATGAGAAAGATCGAAAGTTTGTTGTAAGAACGAACAAGGCGGATATAGCCGTGTTGGGTACAGAATTCGGGGTGAGAGTTTATTCGGGGGAAGATGAATTGCTGACCACGTTGGTGAAAGGTTCCGTTGAGGTAAAGAGTGATCATGATATACACCGAATTGTTCCCGGTGAGCAGGCTACAGTGGATAACATGGGGAAAATAGAGGTCCGAGAGGTGAATGTGGATGAGTTTGTGGCTTGGAAATCGGGACGAGTTGTATTCGTGAATGCTCGTTTGGAGGATATTATGGATGAATTACAGCGGTGGTATGATTTTAATGTTTTCTATTCGTCTCCGGAATTGAAAGAGTTACGTTTCACGATGGATATTATGAAATATAAGGAGGTTTCAGAGATATTCGAGTTGATGGAGAAGATTAAAAAAGTATCATTTAGCGTGAATGGAAATAATGTAATATTAAAATAG
- a CDS encoding MutS-related protein — MSFKIDKQTLDDLAIFGNNRTKSVYDIFNRTRTRGGAKILEEMFLYPLSDADQINERSDVIRYYRDIEAEFPFRGEIFDTMEFYLGNTDRRTQLMTQDNTLGRKFKNLVGTDTEYTQIHNGIVCCIELLNTLDAFLKNSKADADNKTIAELTANLRGLLGNEKWSWYVSEKGKKKLSYEQAVVYDRVLRFEERDKLMKILYYVYLLDVYMAVANVAKERGFVFAKAHPNDKNTLVMKGMFHPFLTKPVGNTIAVDENSNVIFLTGANMAGKSTFMKSFGITVFLAHVGFPVPAKEMEFSVQNGMFTTINLPDNLSMGYSHFYAEVLRVKKVAQQVRQTQHLIVVFDELFRGTNVKDAYDATVAVTEAFAGIRNCTFIISTHIIEAGEVLKEKCDNINFVYLPTKMEGSKPVYTYTLAPGITDDRHGMMIVNNEHIIEIIKNGEA, encoded by the coding sequence ATGAGTTTTAAAATAGACAAACAGACATTGGATGATCTGGCTATTTTCGGGAATAACCGAACGAAGTCTGTTTATGATATTTTCAACCGAACCCGTACGCGGGGTGGTGCGAAAATTCTTGAAGAGATGTTTTTGTATCCTCTGTCGGATGCAGACCAGATTAATGAGAGAAGTGATGTGATTCGTTATTATCGTGATATTGAAGCAGAATTCCCATTCCGTGGAGAGATTTTTGACACGATGGAGTTCTACCTGGGCAACACGGACAGACGTACGCAGTTGATGACACAGGATAACACATTAGGACGGAAATTTAAGAATCTCGTTGGGACGGATACAGAGTATACCCAAATCCACAACGGGATTGTTTGTTGTATAGAGTTGTTGAATACATTGGATGCCTTCTTGAAAAATTCTAAGGCGGATGCCGATAACAAGACAATAGCCGAATTGACCGCTAATTTAAGGGGGTTACTCGGTAACGAGAAGTGGTCTTGGTATGTTTCTGAGAAGGGAAAGAAGAAGCTAAGTTACGAGCAAGCGGTTGTTTATGACCGGGTGTTGCGTTTCGAGGAACGAGATAAGTTGATGAAGATTTTGTATTACGTTTATTTGCTGGATGTTTACATGGCCGTGGCTAATGTGGCAAAAGAACGTGGTTTTGTTTTCGCTAAAGCTCATCCGAATGATAAAAATACGTTGGTTATGAAGGGGATGTTTCATCCTTTCCTCACGAAACCTGTTGGTAACACGATCGCGGTAGACGAGAACAGTAACGTGATTTTCTTGACAGGGGCGAATATGGCCGGGAAATCGACTTTTATGAAAAGTTTTGGTATCACGGTTTTCTTGGCTCACGTGGGATTCCCCGTTCCTGCAAAGGAAATGGAATTTTCGGTTCAAAACGGGATGTTCACGACGATTAACCTGCCAGATAACTTGAGCATGGGATATAGCCATTTTTATGCCGAGGTTTTACGGGTGAAAAAGGTGGCACAACAGGTTAGACAAACGCAACATTTGATCGTGGTATTTGACGAGTTGTTTCGCGGTACGAACGTGAAAGATGCTTACGATGCGACAGTTGCAGTGACGGAGGCTTTTGCCGGAATTCGGAATTGTACGTTTATCATTTCGACTCATATTATAGAAGCGGGAGAGGTACTGAAAGAAAAGTGTGATAATATTAATTTCGTTTATTTGCCGACTAAGATGGAGGGAAGTAAGCCTGTTTATACTTACACGCTAGCTCCCGGTATCACGGATGATCGTCATGGTATGATGATCGTGAATAACGAACATATAATTGAAATCATTAAAAATGGAGAAGCATGA
- a CDS encoding SusC/RagA family TonB-linked outer membrane protein, protein MKKERKCFRVIPRWLCHLLLSVKIVLVSVSFSFAQQNTDRVNLDMKNASLSEVFDEIKRQTKLSFMFSNDDVKHVQRKDYVIKNATLDAALKQCLEGTGLEYELTSNQVVIIRKAAVKAEKIERVTLSGVVKDQKGETLPGVTVMIKGTTLGGTTDIDGKYALTVPLSKDMVLVFSFVGMETQEVAYKGQSKIDVTLAPSVTEMQEVVVTGIFTRKAESYTGAARTVKAEDLAKVGNMNVLQALKNIDPSFQVIESNQFGSDPNRVPEIQMRGASSFTDMKDKYQTNPNQPLFIVDGFEQTIEKVMDMDMNRVESITTLKDATAKALYGSKGANGVVVIETKRPAIGQMTVSYTGSLDIQAPDLSSYNLCDAWEKLEVERLSGIYTSSTNNPVGQQQRDELYQALKKEVERGVDTYWLSKPLRTGVGQKHSLNFEGGDEFIRYNVNVSYNNVAGVMKGSDRKTYGGGFTFSYRYKSLLFREQLSLLHNKAENSPYGTFSDYAKLNPYWRTHNEDGTIREILNPIEVSYGDDPIYNPLINKTLNTKDVSKYTDITNNFYIEWNVFKDLKATGRIGFTSRTDESDIFYPRDHTMFRKENMTDEEYFKRGQYTKQNGKMTTLTTDVALNYSKTWNEKHVLFANTQWSLGETKSESVTFQAEGFANDKLDYITHAQQYLEGGKPSGSESVSRETSILASVNYSYDSRYLFDGNYRANASSLFGADKRWGHFWSLGIGWNIHNESFMQDFGWLQRLKLRASTGYTGSQNFNSYQAISTYKYYSDEVYDNIIGSYLMSLANPDLQWQKTQDNNVGLDLSVFGRVDLTFDYYIKNTSNLLTPVTLPPSAGFSSYTENLGKSQNKGFELQASVRAINNSDQDLHLNVFASLMHNTNKIKEINEALSSMNDSKDSDKGLNYDQDTKEKTTKPSVRYAEGQSMSAIWAVRSLGIDPGTGNELFLTKDGDLTYTWDSDDQVVCGDELPKYTGTFGFNLDWKGFSVNTSFYYRLGGQMYNQTLVDKVENCDMNYNVDHRVYTGRWTTPGQKAEFKKMTDPNYFTRPTSRFVQDLSELQMTSLNIGYDFRNCKFMQKGIIERLKLSFYMNDVFRLSTVKTERGTDYPFARSFSFQLQATF, encoded by the coding sequence ATGAAAAAAGAACGCAAGTGTTTCCGGGTTATTCCCCGGTGGCTATGCCATTTACTACTATCGGTGAAGATTGTACTGGTTTCAGTATCGTTTTCATTCGCACAACAGAACACGGATCGGGTGAATCTTGATATGAAGAATGCTTCGTTGTCGGAAGTATTTGACGAGATCAAGCGCCAGACAAAATTGAGTTTCATGTTCAGTAATGATGACGTGAAACACGTGCAACGGAAAGATTACGTGATTAAGAATGCAACGCTTGATGCAGCTTTGAAACAATGTCTGGAAGGCACCGGGTTGGAGTATGAATTAACCAGTAATCAAGTTGTTATTATTCGCAAAGCAGCAGTGAAGGCTGAGAAGATAGAACGGGTGACGTTATCCGGGGTGGTGAAAGATCAGAAGGGCGAGACTCTACCGGGAGTTACCGTTATGATCAAGGGAACCACGTTGGGAGGAACGACGGATATAGACGGGAAATATGCCTTGACGGTACCCCTCTCGAAAGATATGGTTCTTGTTTTTTCTTTTGTCGGCATGGAGACACAGGAAGTTGCTTATAAGGGACAGAGTAAGATTGACGTGACGTTGGCCCCTTCCGTAACGGAAATGCAGGAGGTTGTGGTTACTGGTATTTTTACTCGAAAAGCAGAAAGTTACACCGGGGCTGCTAGAACCGTAAAGGCCGAGGATTTGGCAAAGGTGGGTAATATGAATGTACTGCAAGCATTGAAAAATATCGATCCCTCTTTTCAAGTGATTGAAAGTAATCAGTTCGGTTCTGATCCGAATCGGGTTCCGGAGATACAGATGCGTGGTGCTTCTAGTTTTACGGATATGAAGGATAAGTATCAAACAAATCCTAACCAGCCGCTTTTTATCGTGGATGGGTTTGAGCAGACAATCGAGAAAGTGATGGATATGGACATGAATCGGGTGGAATCAATCACGACATTGAAAGATGCAACAGCAAAAGCTCTTTACGGTTCTAAAGGAGCGAACGGGGTGGTTGTTATTGAAACAAAACGTCCTGCAATTGGGCAAATGACAGTAAGCTATACGGGTAGTTTAGATATTCAAGCGCCAGATTTGAGTAGTTATAATTTGTGTGATGCTTGGGAAAAGTTGGAAGTAGAACGTTTGTCTGGTATATACACGTCTTCTACAAATAATCCTGTCGGGCAACAACAAAGAGATGAGTTGTATCAAGCATTGAAAAAAGAAGTAGAGCGGGGTGTGGATACCTATTGGTTGAGTAAGCCGTTAAGAACTGGGGTCGGACAGAAACATTCTTTAAATTTTGAGGGTGGCGATGAGTTTATCCGTTATAATGTTAATGTTAGTTATAACAATGTGGCTGGAGTAATGAAAGGCTCTGATCGTAAGACGTATGGTGGAGGATTTACTTTTTCTTACCGTTACAAGTCGTTACTTTTTCGGGAACAACTTTCTTTGTTACATAATAAAGCAGAAAATTCTCCATACGGGACATTTTCTGACTATGCAAAATTGAATCCTTATTGGAGAACGCATAATGAGGATGGAACAATTCGTGAAATATTGAACCCGATTGAGGTTAGTTATGGAGATGATCCTATTTATAACCCATTAATAAATAAAACTTTGAATACAAAAGATGTTAGTAAATACACGGATATTACTAATAATTTTTATATCGAGTGGAATGTATTTAAGGATTTGAAGGCTACCGGACGTATTGGTTTTACTTCTCGTACGGATGAATCTGATATTTTTTATCCAAGAGATCACACCATGTTTCGTAAAGAGAATATGACAGATGAAGAATATTTCAAGAGAGGACAATATACCAAGCAAAATGGTAAGATGACAACTTTGACAACGGATGTTGCATTGAATTATTCTAAAACATGGAATGAGAAACACGTGTTATTTGCTAATACGCAATGGAGTCTTGGAGAGACAAAATCGGAATCAGTGACTTTCCAGGCAGAGGGATTTGCTAATGACAAGTTAGATTATATTACTCATGCACAGCAATATTTAGAGGGAGGTAAACCGAGTGGGAGCGAGTCTGTTTCCCGGGAGACGAGTATTTTGGCCTCGGTGAACTATTCGTATGATTCTCGTTATTTGTTTGACGGAAACTATCGGGCGAATGCTTCTTCATTGTTTGGTGCGGATAAGCGTTGGGGACATTTTTGGTCCTTGGGTATTGGTTGGAATATTCATAACGAGAGTTTTATGCAGGATTTCGGGTGGTTGCAGCGATTAAAATTAAGGGCATCTACCGGGTATACGGGATCTCAAAATTTTAATTCTTATCAGGCAATTTCGACATATAAATATTACTCTGATGAGGTGTATGATAATATTATCGGTTCTTACTTGATGAGTTTGGCTAATCCAGACTTACAATGGCAAAAAACACAGGATAATAATGTCGGTTTAGATTTGTCTGTCTTTGGGCGTGTTGATTTGACTTTCGATTATTATATTAAAAATACAAGTAATTTGTTGACCCCCGTGACGCTCCCGCCTTCTGCAGGATTCTCTTCTTACACGGAAAATCTGGGAAAATCACAGAATAAGGGTTTTGAGTTACAAGCAAGTGTTCGGGCAATTAATAACTCTGATCAGGATTTGCATTTGAATGTATTTGCCTCTTTGATGCATAACACGAATAAAATTAAGGAGATTAACGAGGCATTGTCCAGTATGAATGATAGTAAGGATTCCGATAAGGGATTAAATTATGATCAGGATACGAAAGAAAAGACCACGAAACCTTCTGTGAGATATGCAGAGGGGCAATCTATGAGTGCAATCTGGGCTGTACGTTCGTTAGGTATTGATCCTGGAACGGGAAATGAACTTTTTTTGACGAAAGACGGTGATCTTACTTATACTTGGGATTCGGATGATCAGGTCGTATGTGGAGATGAGTTGCCGAAATATACGGGAACATTCGGGTTTAATTTGGACTGGAAGGGATTTTCTGTTAATACGTCGTTCTATTATCGTTTGGGAGGGCAGATGTATAACCAGACTTTGGTTGATAAAGTTGAGAATTGTGATATGAATTATAATGTGGATCATCGGGTATATACAGGAAGATGGACGACTCCCGGACAAAAGGCCGAATTTAAGAAAATGACAGATCCGAATTATTTTACTCGTCCGACTTCTCGTTTTGTTCAAGATTTGAGTGAGTTGCAGATGACGTCGTTGAATATCGGTTATGATTTCAGAAATTGTAAGTTTATGCAGAAGGGGATTATCGAGCGATTGAAGTTATCTTTCTACATGAATGACGTGTTCCGGCTGTCCACGGTGAAGACTGAAAGAGGTACGGATTATCCGTTTGCCCGTTCTTTCTCTTTCCAGTTACAAGCGACATTCTAA
- a CDS encoding MutS-related protein: MSFETDKQTLDDLNLLGKYKNNSVYSLYVGTITRGGERKMEDMFLHPLTDAKSINERSAVFRYFKDHDFGFPFGKDEFDVVEQYIAGASGKRAFMNMLQIMRAKAMFYISHDLEFGIIRDRIVTSIEFFRKARTYFDELGRDVVGNPFQKIAERGKALLSDSRVTKLLENSRRENPGLMDMIFFDRNLRCISHKNFKEVIELLQEIDVNVVVGSVAREKKFCFAEAADDGEILVAVKGLHHPRIDGAISNDLEVTATKNVFFLTGANMAGKSTLMKSFGIAVYLAHMGFPVAATSMQFRIQDGMYTSINVPDNINLGYSHFYAEVLRVKKVAIEVSRDKRLIVIFDELFKGTNVKDAFDATLAVTEAIAERKNCAFMVSTHIIEVGQELGKRCDNVTFEYLPTVMKGKLPTYTYKLEPGITSDKHGMIIINNEKIIEIIKGEVAS; encoded by the coding sequence ATGAGTTTTGAGACAGATAAACAGACCTTAGATGATTTGAATCTTCTGGGGAAATACAAGAATAATTCCGTTTACAGTTTGTATGTCGGGACGATCACCCGGGGAGGTGAACGAAAAATGGAGGATATGTTCTTGCATCCGTTGACGGACGCAAAGTCCATTAACGAGCGTTCTGCCGTGTTCCGTTATTTTAAAGATCATGATTTTGGATTCCCTTTCGGGAAGGACGAGTTTGATGTCGTGGAACAATACATTGCCGGGGCTAGTGGAAAACGTGCTTTTATGAATATGCTGCAAATTATGCGAGCAAAAGCTATGTTTTATATTAGCCATGATCTGGAATTCGGGATTATTCGGGATCGTATCGTGACATCGATTGAATTTTTCCGGAAGGCCCGAACTTATTTTGACGAGTTGGGACGTGACGTGGTCGGGAATCCTTTCCAAAAGATCGCAGAACGCGGAAAAGCTCTATTGAGTGATAGCCGGGTGACGAAGTTATTGGAAAATTCTCGTCGGGAGAATCCTGGTTTGATGGATATGATCTTTTTTGACCGGAATTTGCGGTGCATCTCTCACAAGAATTTCAAGGAAGTTATCGAGTTGTTGCAGGAGATTGACGTGAACGTGGTGGTGGGTAGCGTGGCTCGGGAGAAAAAATTCTGTTTTGCAGAAGCGGCTGACGACGGGGAGATTCTGGTTGCCGTGAAGGGATTGCACCATCCTCGTATTGATGGGGCGATCTCTAATGACCTGGAGGTGACGGCCACGAAGAATGTGTTCTTCCTGACGGGTGCTAACATGGCCGGGAAGTCCACGTTGATGAAGTCATTCGGTATTGCGGTGTACCTGGCTCACATGGGCTTCCCCGTGGCAGCAACTTCCATGCAGTTCCGGATTCAAGATGGAATGTACACGTCTATTAATGTGCCGGATAATATTAATTTGGGTTACAGTCACTTCTATGCGGAGGTCCTTCGCGTGAAGAAGGTCGCTATCGAGGTGAGTCGTGACAAACGCTTGATCGTGATTTTCGACGAGTTGTTCAAGGGTACGAACGTGAAAGATGCTTTCGATGCGACACTGGCTGTCACGGAGGCGATTGCCGAGAGAAAGAATTGTGCGTTTATGGTTTCTACCCACATTATCGAGGTGGGACAGGAACTCGGAAAACGTTGTGATAACGTGACATTCGAATATCTCCCGACCGTGATGAAAGGTAAGTTGCCAACATATACTTATAAGTTGGAGCCGGGCATCACGAGTGATAAGCACGGTATGATTATTATTAATAACGAGAAGATTATCGAGATTATTAAAGGAGAGGTTGCCTCTTAG
- a CDS encoding RNA polymerase sigma-70 factor: MLNEIEVGLICLSERKKFKEVYEEYFTALKYFAMRYVKDEEVACDLLQDVFVKLWEKGDRFENEMQLKTYLYRVVRNHCLTYIRDAQRKEKRMEGFEVEETEESFVHQMIEAEIYALINDIFEELPDACRNVYMKSLEGKSHKEIAEELHIAITTIKKHKTNANNYLRERLKGLLCFMIYLGI; encoded by the coding sequence ATGTTGAATGAAATTGAGGTTGGCTTGATCTGTTTATCAGAGAGAAAGAAGTTTAAAGAGGTGTACGAAGAGTATTTTACCGCTTTGAAGTATTTCGCTATGCGTTATGTGAAGGATGAGGAGGTAGCCTGTGATTTGTTGCAGGATGTTTTTGTCAAATTATGGGAGAAGGGAGATCGGTTCGAGAACGAGATGCAATTGAAGACTTATCTGTACCGGGTTGTCCGGAATCATTGCCTGACTTATATTCGGGATGCCCAAAGGAAAGAGAAACGTATGGAGGGTTTCGAGGTGGAAGAGACAGAGGAATCGTTCGTACACCAGATGATCGAGGCCGAGATTTACGCTTTGATAAATGATATTTTCGAGGAACTCCCGGATGCTTGCAGGAATGTTTATATGAAAAGTCTGGAAGGTAAGAGCCACAAGGAAATTGCGGAAGAATTGCATATCGCTATCACAACAATTAAAAAGCACAAAACGAATGCAAATAATTATCTGCGGGAGCGTTTGAAGGGACTGTTGTGCTTTATGATATATCTGGGGATCTAA
- a CDS encoding ABC transporter ATP-binding protein: MEEPIVKVEHLSHRYSIQWAVRDISFEIPRRGIYGLLGSNGAGKSTTMNIISGVIKQTEGQVFIKGIDARKRPVDAKRHIGFLPQKPPLYGDLTVEEYLIHCARLRWVADKDIIPAVDEVLAKCGITHFRKRLIKNLSGGYQQRVGIAQAIVHKPDLVIFDEPTNGLDPNQIMEVRHLIRDIAKDRTVILSTHILTEVQAVCDHILMIEEGKLVFMGTVDEFDNYIIPNSLYVSMVDPPLADELAKIEGVLGVEELGNRNFRIRFTESQEVIDQIVKLSAANDWRLSEVRVEKSSLDNIFAELSKKAH, from the coding sequence ATGGAAGAGCCAATTGTAAAAGTCGAACATTTGTCACATCGTTACAGCATCCAATGGGCCGTAAGAGACATTAGCTTCGAGATTCCCCGGAGGGGAATATACGGGTTGCTAGGGTCTAACGGGGCCGGAAAGTCAACCACGATGAATATTATTAGTGGAGTTATTAAACAAACCGAAGGGCAGGTTTTTATCAAAGGTATTGATGCCCGTAAGAGACCGGTTGACGCGAAACGGCACATCGGTTTTTTACCACAGAAACCACCTTTATATGGTGATTTGACGGTGGAAGAATATTTGATTCACTGCGCAAGATTACGTTGGGTGGCTGATAAGGATATTATCCCGGCAGTGGATGAGGTGTTGGCAAAATGTGGTATTACTCATTTTCGTAAACGTTTGATCAAGAATCTATCCGGTGGATATCAGCAACGGGTTGGTATTGCCCAAGCCATCGTTCATAAACCTGATCTGGTTATCTTTGACGAGCCGACAAACGGTTTGGACCCGAATCAGATTATGGAAGTCCGTCACTTGATCCGTGATATTGCCAAGGATCGTACCGTGATTCTTTCTACCCATATTTTGACAGAAGTGCAGGCTGTTTGTGATCATATCTTGATGATCGAGGAAGGTAAGCTGGTGTTTATGGGAACAGTGGATGAATTTGACAATTATATTATCCCGAATTCTCTTTATGTTTCAATGGTAGATCCTCCTCTTGCCGATGAGTTGGCAAAGATAGAGGGAGTTCTTGGTGTGGAGGAGTTGGGAAACCGGAATTTCCGTATTCGTTTTACAGAATCACAAGAGGTTATTGACCAGATCGTGAAACTAAGCGCCGCTAACGATTGGCGTTTGTCTGAGGTTCGGGTGGAGAAGAGTTCCCTCGATAATATATTCGCAGAATTATCTAAGAAAGCACATTAA